The Gloeomargarita lithophora Alchichica-D10 genomic sequence TGGGCATGACTTGGTGTTTTGCGAGAAGCTATGCAATCAATTGAGCAACTGACGAAGGAAATTCTATCCCTACCAAGCGTATCAAGGGCACTCCTGGCAGAAAAACTTGTGGAAAGCTTGGAATTTGACACTGACTCAACCATTCAGGTGGCTTGGGTAACTGAGGCCAAAAGGCGCAGAGATATAGTGCGGAATGGGAGCATAACGCCGATTCCTGGAGAAGAAGCTTTGGCTCAGGTTAGGTCTCTGCGACCTATTTTTAGAGATGTCCTTTAATTCACTGCTGATCACCAAACCATTTTTGGTACAGGGTGGCATAGGTGCCATCCTCCTGAATTTGCAATAATGCTTTGTTAATCGGTTCCCGGTAGGGGCTACCGTTGGGTAGGGCGATGGCGTAGCTCTCTTTCTGGAAAACCGACCCCACCAGCATCATCCGCCCCCGACCGGCATTGGCGGTATAGTGCAGCAACACCGGCGCATCAAACACCACCGCCTCCACCCGACCTTCAGTCAGAGCGGTATAGGCTTCATCAATAACTTTGACCGCCAGGACATCGGCTCGTTGATTTTGCAGATAGGTAGCCGCCGTACTACCCACCGTGGTGGCGACCCGTTTCCCCGGCAAATCCTCCGGCCCACGGATGCCCCCTTGCAGTTGCTGAACGGTCAGGGAAGTGGTTACCGTGGCCGTAAAGTAGGCCACAAAGACCACGCTGGTCAACATTGCCCCCAGGGCAATAATGCGCCCCCAGGGACTTTTGGGCATCTCATCCGCCTGCGCCGAGAGGGTAGCCGCCGCCCACCAACAGGCTTTGAAAATACCCGGAATATACCCTTGTCCCTCAATAATTCCCCCCGGCTTGCGTTCCAAAAAATAGATAATATGGGCGGGCACCAAAATCAAGATCAACATCAACCCCAGCAGTTGCCCCAAGGCCGGGGAAAGCAAGAGCGTGAGTAAGCCCAGGCCAGAATTATCCGGCTTGGCTCGAACCATAATCGCCAAACCCGAATCAAAAATAGGATGGGAAAAATCAAAATCCCGCTCCCGCACCGCCGTCACGGAAATGGCCGCTACCCCCACATCCGCCCGTTTTTCCCGCAGGGATTGGAGCAAATTCTGCACATTGGCTTGCACTTGAAATTCGGATTGTTTGCCCAAACGCGCCGCCACCTGTTGCCACAGGTCAATGCTAAACCCCGTCAACTGCTGATTGGATTCCTGGATTACAAAAGGCGGAATCAACCGGGTCGAAACCCGCAGTGAAGCGGTCGTTTGTGCCATCCCCGGCGTGGCAATCGCCAGCACCGTCACCACACCCAAAACCCACTGCCGCACCACCCGCTGACGCATAGAAACCCTTACACCATCATTAGCCGCTATCGTCCCATATTCTTGCCTCATCCAGGGAGTGACCCACCGAAAACCTACCCCCGCAGTTGAATCGGCATCACCAGATAGGTCATTTTCAGCTCCCCCAGGGGTGAAAATATCACCGGGGCAGTGGCGGAATTTAACTGCATCTGCACCTGGGAGGATTGCATCGCCTTCAGCCCCTCCAGCACATACTTCACATTAAAAGCCACATCCAATGCTTCCCCCTCAATCTCCGCCGGAATTTGCTCCTGGCCTTGCCCCAATTCCCCGCCCTCCGTCGCCAGGATCACATTATCCAAATCCAGGGAAAATTTCACCACATTGCGACTGCCCGCCAACACCGCCAACCGCTCCAAAGCATGGATCAAATCCTCCCGCTCCATCACCACCCGGCGAGCAAAATCCTTGGGCAGTAACTGGCGATAATTTGGATACATCCCATCCAACAACCGGGTCACCAACCGCTGGTGAAACCCCTCCCCCGCAACCACAGGCAGTTGAAAATCCGCCTGGTGGGGTTCCAGAGCAAACCGCACCACCTCCCCCTCGTACTTGGGCAAAAGCCGCTCCACCTCCCGCAAAGCCCTGGCCGGAATCGTGGCCTGCACCGGCTCCCCAAGGCTGGTCAATTCGGTTTCCACAATTGCCAAACGATGCCCATCCGTAGCGGCAAATTCCAGGGTTTCCCCCCGAGTTTGCAAATGCACCCCGGTCAAAATCTGCTTGGTTTCATCACTACTAGCGGCAAACAACACCCCCTTTAATCCCTGCAAAAATGCCTCTCGCTCCAAGGGCACCGCCGTTGCGGTCACCTCAGGTAAGGCCGGGAAGTCCTCCCCAGGCAGGCCAGAAATCTGATAAGGTCCCGCCAGGGTATCTTTCTTCCCTTCCCGTTCCAGGCGGGCGCGCAGAGTCGCCTGCAAGTCAGCAATTTTAATTTCCACCTCCGCCGTGGGTAAACGGGAAACCAAATCCCCCAAGGTGCGGGCGGGTAAGGTAATAGTTCCCGACTCATACACGGTCGCAGCCATCTGGCTTTGTAAACACAAGGTTTGATCAAAAGCACTCAAAATGACCTGATTACCGTCCGCTGAAAACAACACATTCGCCAAAATGGGATTCGTAGGTCGGTTGGCCACTGCACGGCTGACCATGCTCAAGTGGTTGCTCAAATCTTTTTGGGAACAGGTCACATACATACCGGCAATTTACCCCAGAGTGATGCCATCCTGCCACCCCAATTTTCCAGCCGTGCCTCTACTCCGGTCTAAAAGATCAAAAATTTTCTTTAGTAGATAGTAGTAGAGGCCTGTGGATATGTGGATAACTTATGTGGATTATTGACGGCGACGGGGTTTGCCACCCCACCCCCCTGTGGATAACTTGTGGATAACCTGTGGATAAAATCCTAAGTTATCCACAGCCCCCTTTTTTTATCCACAACCCCCCCCGATTTATCCCCAAATAATCCACAGGCCAAGCCCGACTTATCCACAGATTTTTGCCACTTATCCACAGGTTATCCACAGGTTTTGCGCCAAAAACTGTAATAATTTTTAATAATTTGATTTTTGATTTAGAGCCGTTAAAAGCCTAATAATGTCCTAATAGTGTCTATCACTAGTGTACAGCGAATTGCCAGATAATGACTTCAAAAATTACAGAAGTTCTAGGGAGCTGGCAAAGCGATTCCACCGGCAAAAATCCAGTTCTGAAGGCCAGGGTTGACCGTTTAGATAATTGCCAATCAATTCTGCGGTGATGGGTGCGAGTAAAATCCCATTCCGGTAGTGGCCGGTGGCGAGGGTGAGATTCTCCCAGGGGCTAGGGCCGAGGATGGGACATTCATCGGGGGTGACCGGTCGGTAACCCCACCAGGTTTCCAAGATGGGCCAATCCTGGAGCGGGGGATAGGTGTGGATGGCTCGTTCCAGGAGGCTGTGCAACCCACCTGCGGTGATACCCCCTTGAAACCCCACGTCTTCATTGGTCGCCCCCACCACCAAGCGTCCATCCCGGCGGGGGACGAGGTAGGCACTGGCGAAAACCACCTGGTTCAAGGCGGGGGCATGGGGTGCTTGGAGTGCCAGCATTTGCCCTTTGCGGGGGTGGACGGGCAGGGAGAGCAGTTTTTGCGTCCAAGCACCGGTGGTTAAAATGTAATGCGCCGCTTGATGGGAAGCCTGATGGGTAACGACTTGGGTAATCCGGTCGCCAACCGGTTCGATGCGTACCACGGTTTCCTGGGAAAAGAAGTGAACCCCCAGGGTTTGGGCAACGTGACGCAGAACTTGGGTCAGCAAGCGGTTGTCCACCTGGCCATTGTCGGGATACCACCACCCGCCCTGGAATTGCGCCCCTAGCCCCGGTTGTTGCCGGTCAAGTTCCCCCCGGTTGAGCCAAATTCCCCTGTGGTATCCCATCGCTTGGCTGGTCACCGGCACCAGGATACCGCAAGGCCAGTAACCGGTGGTTTTGCCGGTGCGTTCTTCCAAATCCTGAATCCACGTTGGGTATCGTTGCAAACTGGCCTGACACAAATCGAGCAGGGCACCGGCGGGTATTTGTTCTGCACCGGGGGCGAGCATTCCAGCGGCGGCGGGGGTAGCAGTACTGGGGAAACCGCCCTCCACAATTCCCACTTGGCGTTGCGTTTTCGCTAGTTCTACGGCAGTACTTAACCCGATGATGCCGCCGCCGATGATTAAAACATCCATACCTAAACCGATTGCTGATCATTAAATGAAGATATGTCTATCGTAACGAAGCCGTATTCATAGTTATTCGGGGGCTGGTTATCAGAGACTTGGGCACCTCTAAAAATAGGTAGCTGGGGTATCGCCCCCGTCAAAGAAGCACCTGTGGTGGATGGTTTTTCAGAATATCTATTTGCAAATCCCGTGAGATTGCTATGGTTACTTGTTATATTTTAAGAGATAAAGAACAGGGTAACAGCAATGACCCTCACTGGAACACGGTCAGTAATTTATCCCGATAGCGATGGGGAACCCTTGGCAGAGACGCAGACCCATGTGTGGGTGATATTGAGTTTATTAAGTATGTTGAGCCAGTATTTGGGAGAACGGGCGGTGGTATTTGCCGACCAGTTTTTTTATTACATAGAGGGGAATGCGCGGGCGAGGGTTGCCCCGGATGTGATGGTGGTGTTTGGGATCGAGCCGGGAATGCGCCGCAGTTATAAACTCTGGGAAGAGGGAGAGATACCGGGGATTATATTAGAAATCACCTCCGAAGGGACGAGGGAGACGGATTGGGGATTCAAGAAGAGATTGTATGAACAAATTGGGATTCGGGAGTATTGGTTATTTGACCCGCTGGGGGAATGGATTGAGGGACAATTGCGGGGTTATCGCTTGAATGAGGATGGGGTATATCGTGCGATTACTAATCCGGTGAGTGAGGTATTGGGGTTACGGTTGGAAGCGGGTATGGGACGGCTGGATTTGTATCGCTTGGATAATGGGGAAAAGTTACTCACCCTCGATGAATTGGCGCAGGAGTTGGCACAAACCGAACAAGATTTGTTCCAAAAAGAACAGGTATTAGAACAGACTCAGCAGGAGTTGCTCCAAAAAGAGCAGACGTTAGAACAAAAAGAACAGACGTTAGCACAAACTCAGGAGCAATTAAACCAAGAACGGCAACGGGCAGAGCGGTTAGCGGCGTACTTACGCAGTCAGGGGATGAATCCTGATGAGATTGTCTAACAATCTGGTTGCTATAGTAGATGAAAGCACTGCATCCCACTCATGACCACAGCCGAAGCACGGTCAGTAGTTTATCCCGATAGCGATGGGGAACCCTTGGCAGAGACGCAGACCCATGTGTGGGTGATATTGAGTTTATTAAGTATGTTGAGCCAGTATTTGGGAGAACGGGCGGTGGTATTTGCCGACCAGTTTTTTTATTACATAGAGGGGAATGCGCGGGCGAGGGTTGCCCCGGATGTGATGGTGGTGTTTGGGATCGAGCCGGGAATGCGCCGCAGTTATAAACTCTGGGAAGAGGGAGAGATACCGGGGATTATTTTAGAAATCACCTCCGAAGGGACGAGGGAGACGGATTGGGGATTCAAGAAGAGATTGTATGAACAAATTGGGATTCGGGAGTATTGGTTATTTGACCCGCTGGGGGAATGGATTGAGGGACAATTGCGGGGTTATCGCTTGAATGAGGATGGGGTATATCGTGCGATTACTAATCCGGTGAGTGAGGTATTGGGGTTACGGTTGGAAGCGGGTATGGGACGGCTGGATTTGTATCGCTTGGATAATGGGGAAAAGTTACTCACCCTCGATGAATTGGCGCAGGAGTTGGCACAAACTGAGCAGGAGTTGCTCCAAAAAGAGCAGGATTTAGAGCAAACCCAGAATCAATTAGAACAAGAATGCCAACGGGCAGAGCGGTTAGCGGCGTACTTACGCAGTCAGGGGATGAATCCTGATGAAATTGGAGGTTAGGAAATATGAAAATGGTGTCAAGTCCCAGTGTAATTTATCCTGATAGCGATGGGCAACCGATGGCGGATAATACGTTGCAATTTCGGTGGATTGTATTATTCAAAGAGAATTTGGAATGTTTATTTCGGGATAATTCTGAAGTGTTTGTGGCTGGGGATTTGCTGTGGTATCCGATGGAGGGGTATCCAGAGATACGGGTTGCCCCGGATGTAATGGTGGCGTTGGGTCGTCCGAAGGGGGAGCGGGGTTCCTACCGGCAATGGGAAGAAAATGACATAGCGCCCCAAGTCGTGTTTGAGATACTTTCACCGGGGAATCGCTTGGGGGAAATGGTGAAAAAATTCAAGTTCTACGATCGGTATGGGATAGAAGAATACTACATTTATGACCCGGATAGAAATGAATTGAGTGGGTTTACTAGAGAAGAGTCAGGATTAAATGTGGTTGAAGAAATAAATCAGTGGGTAAGTCCCCGTTTAGGAATCCGGTTTGAATTAAATCCTGATGAATTGGTAGTGTATTACCCCAATGATGAGCGATTCAAATCTACAGTGGAATTGGCGCAACAGT encodes the following:
- a CDS encoding addiction module protein yields the protein MQSIEQLTKEILSLPSVSRALLAEKLVESLEFDTDSTIQVAWVTEAKRRRDIVRNGSITPIPGEEALAQVRSLRPIFRDVL
- a CDS encoding transporter substrate-binding domain-containing protein is translated as MRQRVVRQWVLGVVTVLAIATPGMAQTTASLRVSTRLIPPFVIQESNQQLTGFSIDLWQQVAARLGKQSEFQVQANVQNLLQSLREKRADVGVAAISVTAVRERDFDFSHPIFDSGLAIMVRAKPDNSGLGLLTLLLSPALGQLLGLMLILILVPAHIIYFLERKPGGIIEGQGYIPGIFKACWWAAATLSAQADEMPKSPWGRIIALGAMLTSVVFVAYFTATVTTSLTVQQLQGGIRGPEDLPGKRVATTVGSTAATYLQNQRADVLAVKVIDEAYTALTEGRVEAVVFDAPVLLHYTANAGRGRMMLVGSVFQKESYAIALPNGSPYREPINKALLQIQEDGTYATLYQKWFGDQQ
- the dnaN gene encoding DNA polymerase III subunit beta gives rise to the protein MYVTCSQKDLSNHLSMVSRAVANRPTNPILANVLFSADGNQVILSAFDQTLCLQSQMAATVYESGTITLPARTLGDLVSRLPTAEVEIKIADLQATLRARLEREGKKDTLAGPYQISGLPGEDFPALPEVTATAVPLEREAFLQGLKGVLFAASSDETKQILTGVHLQTRGETLEFAATDGHRLAIVETELTSLGEPVQATIPARALREVERLLPKYEGEVVRFALEPHQADFQLPVVAGEGFHQRLVTRLLDGMYPNYRQLLPKDFARRVVMEREDLIHALERLAVLAGSRNVVKFSLDLDNVILATEGGELGQGQEQIPAEIEGEALDVAFNVKYVLEGLKAMQSSQVQMQLNSATAPVIFSPLGELKMTYLVMPIQLRG
- the thiO gene encoding glycine oxidase ThiO, which translates into the protein MDVLIIGGGIIGLSTAVELAKTQRQVGIVEGGFPSTATPAAAGMLAPGAEQIPAGALLDLCQASLQRYPTWIQDLEERTGKTTGYWPCGILVPVTSQAMGYHRGIWLNRGELDRQQPGLGAQFQGGWWYPDNGQVDNRLLTQVLRHVAQTLGVHFFSQETVVRIEPVGDRITQVVTHQASHQAAHYILTTGAWTQKLLSLPVHPRKGQMLALQAPHAPALNQVVFASAYLVPRRDGRLVVGATNEDVGFQGGITAGGLHSLLERAIHTYPPLQDWPILETWWGYRPVTPDECPILGPSPWENLTLATGHYRNGILLAPITAELIGNYLNGQPWPSELDFCRWNRFASSLELL
- a CDS encoding Uma2 family endonuclease, with translation MTLTGTRSVIYPDSDGEPLAETQTHVWVILSLLSMLSQYLGERAVVFADQFFYYIEGNARARVAPDVMVVFGIEPGMRRSYKLWEEGEIPGIILEITSEGTRETDWGFKKRLYEQIGIREYWLFDPLGEWIEGQLRGYRLNEDGVYRAITNPVSEVLGLRLEAGMGRLDLYRLDNGEKLLTLDELAQELAQTEQDLFQKEQVLEQTQQELLQKEQTLEQKEQTLAQTQEQLNQERQRAERLAAYLRSQGMNPDEIV
- a CDS encoding Uma2 family endonuclease, with the protein product MTTAEARSVVYPDSDGEPLAETQTHVWVILSLLSMLSQYLGERAVVFADQFFYYIEGNARARVAPDVMVVFGIEPGMRRSYKLWEEGEIPGIILEITSEGTRETDWGFKKRLYEQIGIREYWLFDPLGEWIEGQLRGYRLNEDGVYRAITNPVSEVLGLRLEAGMGRLDLYRLDNGEKLLTLDELAQELAQTEQELLQKEQDLEQTQNQLEQECQRAERLAAYLRSQGMNPDEIGG
- a CDS encoding Uma2 family endonuclease; translated protein: MVSSPSVIYPDSDGQPMADNTLQFRWIVLFKENLECLFRDNSEVFVAGDLLWYPMEGYPEIRVAPDVMVALGRPKGERGSYRQWEENDIAPQVVFEILSPGNRLGEMVKKFKFYDRYGIEEYYIYDPDRNELSGFTREESGLNVVEEINQWVSPRLGIRFELNPDELVVYYPNDERFKSTVELAQQLEQTQQELLLERQRASQETERAEQERQRAERLSAYLRSQGIDPQQIP